In Peptococcaceae bacterium, one genomic interval encodes:
- a CDS encoding transposase: protein MFLKRATKTFKGKVYESYALTESYREDGKVKHRNIWNLGSLTENQAQRIRLILKVTQNEDVFVGRLSDVVAKTHYRFLDVALLHHFWQYWGLDNFFTDLPFAEVMAINRCLEPKSKF, encoded by the coding sequence ATGTTCCTCAAACGAGCTACCAAAACCTTTAAAGGCAAGGTCTACGAAAGCTATGCCCTGACTGAATCTTATCGGGAAGACGGTAAGGTTAAACACCGGAATATCTGGAATTTAGGGTCTTTAACCGAGAACCAAGCCCAGCGAATCAGGCTGATCCTTAAGGTTACTCAAAACGAAGATGTGTTTGTTGGTAGGTTGTCAGATGTAGTAGCCAAAACCCACTATCGGTTTTTGGATGTAGCGCTGTTGCATCATTTCTGGCAGTATTGGGGACTGGACAACTTTTTTACTGACCTGCCCTTCGCAGAGGTAATGGCCATCAACCGTTGCCTGGAGCCCAAAAGCAAGTTTCA
- the cas2 gene encoding CRISPR-associated endonuclease Cas2 codes for MEVKLFEDYFLFDETEPEEKRKYLVVVIYDVIDNKRRNRLAKYLKSFGFRVQKSAFECILDSKTHKKLIQGISKYVTDDDLLRIYRLAGNADVQVWGNIQKTEVDEVIVV; via the coding sequence GTGGAGGTTAAGCTTTTTGAAGACTATTTTCTGTTTGATGAAACGGAACCGGAAGAAAAGCGCAAGTACCTGGTGGTAGTTATATATGACGTTATTGATAACAAAAGAAGGAACAGGCTGGCCAAATATTTGAAAAGCTTTGGTTTTCGTGTTCAAAAGTCCGCCTTTGAATGTATCCTTGACTCAAAAACCCATAAAAAACTGATTCAAGGGATAAGCAAATATGTGACCGATGATGATTTGCTTAGGATTTACCGCTTAGCTGGAAATGCTGACGTCCAGGTTTGGGGAAATATCCAAAAAACAGAAGTTGATGAAGTGATAGTCGTGTAA
- the cas1 gene encoding CRISPR-associated endonuclease Cas1, whose amino-acid sequence MSFLYVCEPDTRIRIEEGRIIAEKRGGLNVSIPLELLEGVVLMGSAQMTSSCSAELLEKGIPVTFLSKSGLFYGRLESTKHVNIIRQREQFRAGDDKDFCLKFSAKVVAAKIPNQVVVLRRYNRHIENAAVNEHISQMLLLEDAVLRAVTIAQIMGYEGAASRHYFKALSLMVNRRFAFSGRSRMPPLDPFNSLLSLGYTLLLYETYTAVVNKGLHPYAGLMHQDRQGHPALASDLIEEWRPVIADSLVMSIVQGGSLVPEDFTTDKKTGAVLLEKKALHKFIKYFEEKIRSEANYLPYANQRMSYRRAIQHQAGVLASCIENNNIDYYHPVRLR is encoded by the coding sequence ATGAGCTTTTTGTATGTCTGTGAGCCTGATACAAGAATCAGGATAGAAGAAGGCCGGATTATTGCCGAAAAACGCGGCGGGCTGAATGTCAGCATACCTTTGGAATTATTGGAAGGTGTAGTTCTGATGGGTTCGGCGCAAATGACATCATCGTGCTCGGCTGAACTGCTGGAAAAAGGTATCCCTGTAACCTTTCTGTCCAAATCCGGCCTGTTCTATGGCCGCCTGGAATCGACCAAACATGTCAACATCATTCGACAGAGAGAGCAGTTCAGGGCGGGTGACGACAAGGACTTCTGCTTAAAATTCTCTGCCAAAGTTGTTGCCGCAAAAATCCCCAACCAGGTGGTTGTACTGCGACGGTATAACCGCCATATCGAAAATGCCGCCGTAAATGAACACATCTCCCAGATGCTGCTTTTGGAAGATGCTGTTTTGAGAGCAGTAACTATTGCCCAAATCATGGGCTATGAGGGGGCGGCTTCCCGGCATTATTTCAAAGCTCTGTCGCTTATGGTCAACAGGAGGTTCGCTTTTTCAGGGCGAAGCCGGATGCCGCCTTTGGATCCGTTTAATTCTTTGCTTAGTTTGGGTTATACGTTGCTGTTATATGAAACATATACTGCAGTTGTGAATAAAGGGCTTCATCCTTACGCCGGGTTGATGCATCAGGACAGGCAGGGCCATCCAGCATTAGCCAGCGATCTTATTGAGGAATGGCGGCCCGTGATTGCAGATTCCTTGGTAATGAGCATTGTTCAAGGAGGCAGCCTTGTGCCTGAAGATTTTACCACAGATAAGAAAACCGGCGCAGTGTTGTTAGAGAAAAAAGCTCTCCACAAATTCATCAAATATTTTGAAGAAAAAATCCGCAGTGAAGCCAATTACCTCCCCTACGCAAATCAACGCATGAGCTACCGACGGGCTATCCAGCACCAGGCAGGAGTATTGGCCAGTTGTATAGAAAATAATAACATTGACTACTATCATCCGGTCCGCTTGCGTTAA
- the cas6 gene encoding CRISPR system precrRNA processing endoribonuclease RAMP protein Cas6, giving the protein MLRTIKIVLEPGREEKCNYNMASLFHGILMERVERSYAAHLHESGLKPFSQFLGCGEGGKTWVWIVNTLTEQAWQGIGEPLLKDDLTELIIKDKDLKLVIKDKKETPPVTYRELTRKFYLEQTPRRIVKIRFLTPCSFKSANQYMIFPDLALIYQSLMNKYDAFADDFSLKNEEALRHLSQNTRIRNYSLRSTSYSLEGIKIPSFIGKLELVISGPETMVSLANLLFSYGEWSGLGIKTALGMGAMGIE; this is encoded by the coding sequence ATGCTGAGAACAATTAAAATTGTCTTGGAGCCTGGCAGGGAAGAAAAATGCAATTACAACATGGCGTCGCTTTTCCATGGGATCCTGATGGAAAGAGTTGAGCGCAGCTATGCTGCGCACCTTCACGAAAGCGGCCTTAAACCCTTCAGCCAGTTCCTTGGCTGCGGCGAAGGAGGAAAGACCTGGGTCTGGATCGTCAACACCTTGACCGAACAGGCCTGGCAGGGTATAGGCGAGCCTCTCTTGAAGGACGACCTGACTGAGTTAATCATCAAGGATAAGGATTTAAAACTGGTCATCAAGGACAAAAAGGAAACGCCGCCCGTAACTTACCGGGAACTGACCAGGAAATTCTATCTGGAGCAAACCCCAAGAAGAATTGTTAAAATCAGGTTTCTCACTCCCTGCTCCTTTAAATCGGCCAACCAATACATGATTTTTCCGGACCTTGCTTTAATCTATCAAAGCCTGATGAATAAATATGACGCCTTTGCTGATGATTTTTCATTAAAAAATGAAGAAGCCCTCCGGCACCTCTCGCAAAATACCAGGATCAGAAATTATTCTCTGCGAAGCACCAGCTATTCCCTCGAAGGAATAAAAATCCCTTCGTTTATCGGGAAACTGGAATTAGTGATTAGCGGGCCGGAAACCATGGTCAGCCTGGCCAATCTGCTTTTCAGTTATGGTGAATGGTCCGGTCTCGGCATTAAAACAGCCTTGGGAATGGGGGCGATGGGCATTGAATGA
- the csm5 gene encoding type III-A CRISPR-associated RAMP protein Csm5, translating to MSLAGKTNYRLKLQVITPLFVGGGDSTKLTRLNYAFVPDEKKVYVLDERKWINYLLSTGLFNEYAAFIQQKAKDGGFDTFRWLKEKEYRIKNRAVAVFKQVSKVVYSTAEHPDFKTNDIHGFIKNTAGLPYIPGSSIKGALRTAVVASLLHREAAPNQKYLQKMEAILGGASDGKYKKKDVERLGQEIEKNLLDYRKHINGRLEDFKGMAGISVSDSTPFPPESLVLVKKRDLSLVDGRLKGEDERAGALPLYRECARPGTEVEFSLTIDSFKIKMEYGITTFDDIAVCLQKRFEALFGSAGVISVWPGSMKFLPGEALKDSGKGVLIMGGGAGYHSKSVISSLAADPKKANELSKKVMQMVFPRHKHFQDRPLSPRALKVARVNGKDMFMGICRIRES from the coding sequence ATGAGCCTGGCCGGCAAAACCAACTATCGCCTCAAGTTGCAGGTAATTACTCCCCTTTTTGTGGGCGGAGGGGACAGCACTAAGCTTACCAGGCTTAACTATGCCTTTGTGCCTGACGAAAAAAAGGTTTATGTTTTGGACGAGCGGAAATGGATCAATTATTTGCTGTCCACAGGGCTGTTTAATGAATACGCTGCTTTCATCCAGCAGAAGGCAAAAGATGGAGGGTTTGACACTTTTAGATGGCTGAAAGAAAAAGAGTACCGCATCAAAAACCGGGCGGTAGCAGTGTTTAAACAGGTCAGCAAGGTAGTTTATTCCACGGCGGAACACCCTGATTTTAAAACCAATGACATCCACGGTTTTATTAAGAATACGGCCGGCCTTCCCTATATTCCGGGAAGCAGCATCAAGGGCGCCCTGCGCACGGCGGTCGTAGCCTCTCTCCTGCACAGGGAGGCCGCTCCAAACCAGAAATATCTTCAAAAAATGGAGGCCATCCTGGGAGGAGCAAGCGACGGCAAATATAAGAAGAAGGATGTTGAAAGGCTGGGCCAAGAAATAGAGAAAAACCTGTTGGACTACCGGAAACATATTAACGGCCGCCTGGAAGATTTCAAAGGGATGGCCGGCATCTCCGTCAGCGATTCTACTCCCTTTCCCCCGGAAAGCCTGGTTTTGGTTAAGAAGAGAGACCTATCCCTGGTAGACGGGCGGTTGAAGGGCGAGGACGAGAGAGCAGGGGCTTTGCCTCTTTACCGGGAATGCGCCCGGCCGGGGACCGAAGTGGAGTTTTCCTTAACCATCGATTCCTTCAAGATCAAGATGGAGTATGGGATTACAACCTTTGACGATATTGCCGTGTGTCTGCAAAAAAGGTTTGAAGCGCTCTTTGGCTCAGCCGGCGTTATTTCCGTTTGGCCTGGCAGCATGAAATTCCTGCCTGGAGAAGCGCTGAAGGACAGCGGCAAAGGAGTGTTAATTATGGGGGGAGGGGCCGGCTACCATTCCAAATCCGTCATTTCCTCCTTGGCGGCGGACCCCAAGAAGGCCAACGAATTGTCGAAAAAAGTCATGCAGATGGTTTTCCCCAGACACAAGCATTTCCAGGACCGCCCGCTCTCTCCCCGGGCGCTGAAGGTGGCAAGAGTCAACGGGAAGGACATGTTTATGGGTATTTGCCGGATCAGGGAGAGCTGA
- the csm4 gene encoding type III-A CRISPR-associated RAMP protein Csm4 gives MMKHYLYKMEFLTPVRFGGDRAGAVLAQSRMACHADTLFSAICQEWINVYGVQGCGELIEAAQSGLFLLSDLFPWSGQELYLPKPAIPPYIKQDGEEEGKTDKKSLKKLDYIPASKFRAYLGFLRRGGELPWLQEQESFAYETLLYRAKTAREEETMPYPVSAYCFRKNSGLYFILGVSEEWRVRLDKVMESLGLSGIGGKKSSGLGKFVLVKDSFETGLYDSDCILDELLTEEVGLYMSLSVLAPAKDELSIVKQDNSYYTLVGRTGFVASQTYAAAQLKRKPVVMFAAGACFPERIKGQVLDVSDRGGHPVYRYGKGMYLGVKI, from the coding sequence ATGATGAAGCACTATCTATACAAGATGGAGTTTCTGACCCCGGTCCGCTTTGGCGGCGACAGGGCCGGAGCCGTGCTGGCGCAAAGCAGGATGGCCTGCCATGCCGACACCCTTTTTAGCGCCATTTGCCAGGAATGGATAAATGTTTACGGAGTGCAGGGATGTGGCGAATTGATTGAGGCTGCCCAAAGCGGCCTGTTCCTGCTCTCTGATTTGTTTCCCTGGTCAGGGCAGGAGCTTTATCTGCCAAAGCCGGCCATACCCCCATATATTAAGCAGGACGGGGAAGAAGAAGGAAAGACCGACAAAAAGTCCCTGAAAAAGCTGGATTATATCCCGGCCAGCAAGTTTAGGGCGTATCTTGGTTTTCTTCGCCGGGGTGGAGAACTGCCCTGGCTCCAGGAACAAGAGAGTTTTGCCTATGAAACGCTTCTTTACCGGGCGAAGACAGCCCGGGAAGAGGAGACCATGCCTTACCCGGTCTCGGCATACTGCTTTCGTAAAAACAGCGGCCTGTATTTCATCCTTGGGGTCTCCGAAGAGTGGAGGGTGAGGCTTGATAAGGTCATGGAGAGTCTGGGGCTATCCGGTATCGGCGGCAAAAAGAGCAGCGGGCTGGGGAAATTTGTATTGGTCAAGGACTCCTTTGAGACAGGCCTTTATGACAGCGATTGCATCCTTGATGAGCTGCTGACGGAAGAGGTGGGGCTGTATATGTCCTTGTCTGTGTTGGCTCCTGCCAAGGACGAACTGAGCATCGTCAAACAGGACAACTCGTATTATACCCTGGTGGGCAGAACCGGTTTTGTGGCTTCTCAGACCTACGCCGCAGCCCAGCTAAAAAGAAAACCGGTGGTGATGTTTGCTGCCGGGGCCTGCTTCCCGGAACGAATCAAAGGGCAGGTGCTTGACGTTTCTGACCGCGGCGGTCACCCGGTCTACCGGTACGGAAAAGGGATGTATCTGGGGGTGAAGATATGA
- the csm3 gene encoding type III-A CRISPR-associated RAMP protein Csm3: MSNNINGICGKLILGGKICLKTGLHIGASKNFSSIGAVDMVVVRDPLTKSPYIPGSSLKGKMRYLLARVYAREGQLKDFKDEDDKLLRLFGSSGEKLFLSRLQFYDAFMTKESLERLKKMDTDLYLTEIKFENTIPRLSGIANPRQMERVPAGAEFAFKLVYNLEKPEELEEDMRHLGCGISLLQDDYIGGHGSRGCGRVEFAGITLEYKDYAQVSGKKALGFDVRTKAEEAFQNGRNGVVI, translated from the coding sequence ATGAGCAATAACATCAACGGAATTTGCGGCAAACTGATTCTGGGGGGCAAGATCTGCCTGAAGACCGGGCTGCATATCGGCGCTTCCAAGAACTTTTCCTCCATCGGCGCAGTGGATATGGTCGTGGTCCGCGATCCATTGACCAAGAGCCCCTATATCCCCGGCAGCAGCCTGAAGGGGAAAATGCGCTACCTTTTGGCCCGGGTTTATGCGCGGGAAGGGCAGTTGAAGGATTTCAAGGACGAGGACGATAAGCTTTTGCGCCTTTTCGGCAGCAGCGGCGAAAAGCTCTTCCTCTCCCGGCTGCAGTTTTATGATGCTTTCATGACAAAGGAGAGCTTAGAACGACTGAAAAAAATGGACACCGACCTTTATTTGACCGAAATCAAATTTGAAAACACCATCCCCCGTCTCAGCGGAATAGCCAATCCCCGCCAAATGGAGCGGGTGCCGGCCGGAGCGGAATTCGCTTTTAAGTTGGTTTACAACCTGGAAAAGCCCGAAGAACTGGAGGAAGACATGCGGCACCTGGGCTGCGGGATTTCCTTGCTCCAGGATGATTACATCGGGGGCCACGGCAGCAGGGGCTGCGGGCGGGTTGAATTCGCGGGAATAACACTGGAATATAAGGACTACGCCCAGGTTTCAGGCAAAAAGGCTTTAGGCTTTGACGTCAGAACAAAGGCGGAAGAGGCCTTCCAGAACGGCAGAAACGGCGTGGTCATATGA
- the csm2 gene encoding type III-A CRISPR-associated protein Csm2 encodes MNKEYVDKAKAVVESLKNERGQISLTISQIRKFLAGVNAIKNKLQIYESAGLIQDDRLHEDILGDIQALKVKLIYQCGKKDMKEVKDFEKKAELIKEINAIKTSASRFNNFADYIEAIVAYHKFEGGKDS; translated from the coding sequence GTGAATAAGGAGTATGTGGACAAGGCCAAAGCGGTTGTGGAAAGCCTAAAAAACGAACGAGGGCAAATAAGCCTGACCATCAGCCAGATCCGCAAGTTTCTGGCCGGAGTAAACGCCATTAAAAACAAGCTCCAAATCTACGAATCGGCTGGCCTGATCCAGGATGACAGGCTGCACGAAGACATTTTGGGGGACATCCAAGCCTTAAAAGTAAAACTGATCTACCAGTGTGGCAAAAAAGATATGAAGGAAGTAAAGGATTTTGAGAAAAAGGCAGAATTGATAAAAGAAATCAATGCCATCAAGACCAGCGCCAGCAGATTCAACAATTTTGCCGATTATATCGAAGCCATTGTGGCCTATCATAAATTCGAGGGGGGTAAAGACTCATGA